A DNA window from Helianthus annuus cultivar XRQ/B chromosome 15, HanXRQr2.0-SUNRISE, whole genome shotgun sequence contains the following coding sequences:
- the LOC110912098 gene encoding apoptotic chromatin condensation inducer in the nucleus isoform X2, with protein sequence MSSPYVVLENRPLDQWKVTELKEELKKRNLITKGLKDDLVKRLDEAIRTELDEANQTHSNGVSDIEKPDDTNAKSENLEDDNKTEKLDINESLEKDKVTEKLDINESSEKDKMAEKLDVNESLEKDNTTENLDDENNDKVDGLQSLDTKLDHGTISTSTEGVQVVEKVSMEASVTVTDTNKIEVHAEDGESKPDVTPSSDVGSRVVEVSEVKSDSISIDTMSGTEKIELKDNVIAADGDVKVELDVKPEMSFGKVVSDDGKTESVVVNAVVPTDKKDVSIAESGDVGSPEKLNLDRSSGDDSMEEDALESKQIEPVDVMVEDTPAAKITECTKENSDPAVRPIKRKLHDQEAATNSEVVKRQRMLNSQQQTTNSSVSTTPMRHRFLKSDSSVSHEEPKERVVPPSSMSPTTSLRIDRFLRPFTLKAVQELLGKTGTVVSFWMDQIKTHCYVTYSSVEEAIETRNAVYNLQWPTNGGRLLIAEFVDPSEVKTRTEAPLPSPVPPPLQAARPATKPPPPAAKKPQTPAATKPPPQTQLPPPPPLPLPPPPPLSRDSRPLQSQQPAVALPPPPPLPERMEPPVVTLDDLFRKTKATPRIYYLPLSEEQVAAKLKRSGNQ encoded by the exons ATGTCTTCACCGTATGTTGTCCTTGAAAATCGCCCCCTTGATCAGTGGAAAGTAACCGAGCTAAAGGAAGAACTCAAGAAAAGAAACCTAATAACCAAAGGTCTAAAAGATGATCTGGTTAAGAGGTTGGATGAAGCTATTCGTACCGAACTGGATGAGGCTAACCAAACTCATAGCAATGGTGTCAGTGATATTGAAAAGCCTGATGACACCAATGCCAAAAGTGAGAACCTAGAGGACGATAACAAGACTGAGAAGTTGGATATTAACGAGAGCTTAGAGAAAGATAAGGTGACTGAGAAGTTAGATATCAACGAGAGCTCAGAGAAAGATAAGATGGCTGAGAAGTTGGATGTTAATGAGAGCCTAGAGAAAGATAACACTACAGAGAATCTGGATGATGAAAACAATGATAAGGTCGATGGTTTGCAGTCATTGGACACAAAACTGGATCATGGCACTATTTCCACAAGCACGGAGGGAGTTCAGGTAGTTGAGAAGGTTTCCATGGAAGCTTCTGTTACAGTCACTGATACCAACAAGATCGAGGTGCATGCAGAGGATGGAGAGTCGAAGCCTGACGTAACGCCATCTTCTGATGTTGGTAGCCGGGTAGTTGAGGTCAGCGAAGTAAAATCTGATTCTATTTCTATTGATACTATGTCAGGTACTGAAAAGATTGAACTAAAGGATAATGTAATTGCTGCTGATGGTGATGTCAAAGTAGAACTTGATGTTAAGCCTGAGATGTCATTCGGTAAAGTTGTCTCTGATGACGGCAAAACAGAATCAGTTGTAGTCAATGCCGTCGTCCCTACTGACAAGAAAGATGTCAGTATTGCTGAAAGTGGAGATGTCGGTTCGCCAGAGAAGTTAAATTTAGACCGAAGCTCTGGTGATGATTCAATGGAGGAGGATGCATTAGAGAGTAAACAAATTGAGCCTGTTGATGTCATGGTTGAGGATACACCTGCTGCCAAGATTACTGAATGTACTAAAGAGAACAGTGATCCTGCTGTGAGGCCCATAAAAAGAAAGCTTCATG ATCAAGAAGCAGCGACAAACAGCGAGGTGGTAAAGCGGCAGCGCATGTTGAATTCTCAACAGCAAACTACTAATTCATCTGTCTCTACTACACCTATGAGGCACAGGTTTTTGAAGTCTGATTCTTCAGTTAGCCACGAGGAGCCAAAGGAACGTGTTG TTCCGCCATCGTCAATGTCTCCGACCACTTCCCTTAGAATTGATCGTTTTCTGCGTCCGTTCACTCTAAAGGCTGTGCAAGAACTTCTTGGCAAAACGGGTACAGTTGTTAGTTTCTGGATGGATCAAATCAAAACTCACTGTTATGTTACT TATTCATCAGTCGAAGAAGCTATAGAGACTCGAAACGCTGTGTACAACCTCCAATGGCCAACAAACGGAGGCCGTCTGCTTATAGCTGAGTTTGTGGATCCATCAGAGGTGAAGACTCGAACTGAAGCTCCATTACCATCTCCAGTACCCCCACCACTTCAAGCCGCCAGGCCCGCCACAAAACCACCACCTCCAGCCGCCAAAAAACCACAAACTCCAGCCGCCACAAAACCACCACCGCAAACCCAGCTTCCTCCTCCACCCCCGCTCCCActtccacctccaccaccattgtCTCGTGACTCTCGTCCACTGCAATCACAACAACCAGCAGTAGCTCTTCCTCCACCTCCCCCGCTCCCCGAGAGAATGGAACCTCCGGTTGTGACGTTGGATGATCTGTTCCGAAAGACGAAAGCAACCCCTCGCATCTACTACCTGCCGTTGTCAGAGGAGCAAGTTGCGGCAAAACTGAAGAGAAGTGGAAACCAGTAG
- the LOC110912098 gene encoding apoptotic chromatin condensation inducer in the nucleus isoform X3 — protein MSSPYVVLENRPLDQWKVTELKEELKKRNLITKGLKDDLVKRLDEAIRTELDEANQTHSNGVSDIEKPDDTNAKSENLEDDNKTEKLDINESLEKDKVTEKLDINESSEKDKMAEKLDVNESLEKDNTTENLDDENNDKVDGLQSLDTKLDHGTISTSTEGVQVVEKVSMEASVTVTDTNKIEVHAEDGESKPDVTPSSDVGSRVVEVSEVKSDSISIDTMSGTEKIELKDNVIAADGDVKVELDVKPEMSFGKVVSDDGKTESVVVNAVVPTDKKDVSIAESGDVGSPEKLNLDRSSGDDSMEEDALESKQIEPVDVMVEDTPAAKITECTKENSDPAVRPIKRKLHDQEAATNSEVVKRQRMLNSQQQTTNSSVSTTPMRHRFLKSDSSVSHEEPKERVVPPSSMSPTTSLRIDRFLRPFTLKAVQELLGKTGTVVSFWMDQIKTHCYVTYSSVEEAIETRNAVYNLQWPTNGGRLLIAEFVDPSEVKTRTEAPLPSPVPPPLQAARPATKPPPPAAKKPQTPAATKPPPQTQLPPPPPLPLPPPPPLSRDSRPLQSQQPAVALPPPPPLPERMEPPVVTLDDLFRKTKATPRIYYLPLSEEQVAAKLKRSGNQ, from the exons ATGTCTTCACCGTATGTTGTCCTTGAAAATCGCCCCCTTGATCAGTGGAAAGTAACCGAGCTAAAGGAAGAACTCAAGAAAAGAAACCTAATAACCAAAGGTCTAAAAGATGATCTGGTTAAGAGGTTGGATGAAGCTATTCGTACCGAACTGGATGAGGCTAACCAAACTCATAGCAATGGTGTCAGTGATATTGAAAAGCCTGATGACACCAATGCCAAAAGTGAGAACCTAGAGGACGATAACAAGACTGAGAAGTTGGATATTAACGAGAGCTTAGAGAAAGATAAGGTGACTGAGAAGTTAGATATCAACGAGAGCTCAGAGAAAGATAAGATGGCTGAGAAGTTGGATGTTAATGAGAGCCTAGAGAAAGATAACACTACAGAGAATCTGGATGATGAAAACAATGATAAGGTCGATGGTTTGCAGTCATTGGACACAAAACTGGATCATGGCACTATTTCCACAAGCACGGAGGGAGTTCAGGTAGTTGAGAAGGTTTCCATGGAAGCTTCTGTTACAGTCACTGATACCAACAAGATCGAGGTGCATGCAGAGGATGGAGAGTCGAAGCCTGACGTAACGCCATCTTCTGATGTTGGTAGCCGGGTAGTTGAGGTCAGCGAAGTAAAATCTGATTCTATTTCTATTGATACTATGTCAGGTACTGAAAAGATTGAACTAAAGGATAATGTAATTGCTGCTGATGGTGATGTCAAAGTAGAACTTGATGTTAAGCCTGAGATGTCATTCGGTAAAGTTGTCTCTGATGACGGCAAAACAGAATCAGTTGTAGTCAATGCCGTCGTCCCTACTGACAAGAAAGATGTCAGTATTGCTGAAAGTGGAGATGTCGGTTCGCCAGAGAAGTTAAATTTAGACCGAAGCTCTGGTGATGATTCAATGGAGGAGGATGCATTAGAGAGTAAACAAATTGAGCCTGTTGATGTCATGGTTGAGGATACACCTGCTGCCAAGATTACTGAATGTACTAAAGAGAACAGTGATCCTGCTGTGAGGCCCATAAAAAGAAAGCTTCATG ATCAAGAAGCAGCGACAAACAGCGAGGTGGTAAAGCGGCAGCGCATGTTGAATTCTCAACAGCAAACTACTAATTCATCTGTCTCTACTACACCTATGAGGCACAGGTTTTTGAAGTCTGATTCTTCAGTTAGCCACGAGGAGCCAAAGGAACGTGTTG TTCCGCCATCGTCAATGTCTCCGACCACTTCCCTTAGAATTGATCGTTTTCTGCGTCCGTTCACTCTAAAGGCTGTGCAAGAACTTCTTGGCAAAACGGGTACAGTTGTTAGTTTCTGGATGGATCAAATCAAAACTCACTGTTATGTTACT TATTCATCAGTCGAAGAAGCTATAGAGACTCGAAACGCTGTGTACAACCTCCAATGGCCAACAAACGGAGGCCGTCTGCTTATAGCTGAGTTTGTGGATCCATCAGAGGTGAAGACTCGAACTGAAGCTCCATTACCATCTCCAGTACCCCCACCACTTCAAGCCGCCAGGCCCGCCACAAAACCACCACCTCCAGCCGCCAAAAAACCACAAACTCCAGCCGCCACAAAACCACCACCGCAAACCCAGCTTCCTCCTCCACCCCCGCTCCCActtccacctccaccaccattgtCTCGTGACTCTCGTCCACTGCAATCACAACAACCAGCAGTAGCTCTTCCTCCACCTCCCCCGCTCCCCGAGAGAATGGAACCTCCGGTTGTGACGTTGGATGATCTGTTCCGAAAGACGAAAGCAACCCCTCGCATCTACTACCTGCCGTTGTCAGAGGAGCAAGTTGCGGCAAAACTGAAGAGAAGTGGAAACCA